From a single Ciconia boyciana chromosome 4, ASM3463844v1, whole genome shotgun sequence genomic region:
- the CD72 gene encoding B-cell differentiation antigen CD72: protein MAQSMVYADLRFAKVMGGWRTASQTLEAALGMDEAESPYENVQPAPVWQDGDGAQPSPRRWSQWWCITVGLLATCLLLLVATAALGACYWQVTRSLRDTSREHAAEWGRLSQEVSAREQSLEQTRLELAWARAELQRAWWEGNSSRLELGSRDTELARVMGVLGKMEKEMQAVQGKLNNSESTVAILRSCTAIDCCPSGWLLYRGKCLFISSEKKTWEDSRDECEKKYSQLLVTKSWSRWTVPTFLKNADIPYWIGLQKSSFPWYDYGWLEEGDLDAWFWVDGSLYERPWKSKLNGSCAIISRGNIKPTQCAGPDDLHLWICEKVAGPSSPFI, encoded by the exons ATGGCCCAGAGCATGGTTTATGCTGACCTGAGGTTTGCTAAGGTGATGGGGGGCTGGAGAACGGCCAGCCAGACGCTGGAGGCAG CCCTTGGCATGGACGAGGCAGAGAGCCCCTACGAGAATGTGCAGCCAGCGCCAGTGTggcaggatggggatggggcccagcccagcccaa GGCGCTGGTCCCAGTGGTGGTGCATCACTGTGGGGCTGCTGGCaacctgcctgctgctgctggtggccacCGCGGCCCTGGGGGCTTGCT ACTGGCAGGTCACCCGCAGCCTGCGGGACACCTCCCGCGAGCATGCGGCCGAGTGGGGCCGCCTCTCGCAGGAGGTGAGTGCGCgggagcagagcctggagcaGACACGGCTGGAGCTGGCGTGGGCCAGAGCGGAGCTACAGCGAGCGTGGTGGGAGGGCAACAGCAGCCGGCTGGAGCTGGGGAGTCGGGACACCGAGCTGGCACGTGTCATGGGTGTCCTGGGGAAGATGGAGAAGGAGATGCAGGCGGTGCAGGGGAAGCTCAACAACAGTGAGAGCACTGTGGCCATCCTGCGTTCCTGCACAGCTATAG ACTGCTGTCCCTCAGGATGGCTGCTGTACAGGGGCAAGTGCCTCTTCATCTCATCGGAGAAGAAGACATGGGAGGACAGCAGAGATGAGTGCGAGAAGAAATATTCTCAGCTCCTGGTCACCAAATCCTGGAGTCGCTGGACCGTGCCG aCCTTCCTGAAAAATGCAGACATCCCGTACTGGATTGGGCTGCAGAAGAGCAGTTTCCCCTGGTACGACTACGgctggctggaggaaggggaccTGGACGCCTGGTTCTGGGTGGACGGTTCCCTTTACGAAAG GCCATGGAAGTCAAAGTTGAACGGGTCCTGTGCCATAATAAGCCGTGGGAACATCAAACCTACCCAGTGCGCCGGTCCTGATGACTTGCACCTCTGGATCTGCGAGAAGGTGGCAGGGCCAAGCTCCCCTTTCATATGA